A single genomic interval of Lathyrus oleraceus cultivar Zhongwan6 chromosome 7, CAAS_Psat_ZW6_1.0, whole genome shotgun sequence harbors:
- the LOC127104668 gene encoding protein SRG1, translated as MASSLSHVFLGVTDEVINKPEIGIPERFLRPDKQASILLDQTNPSQTIPIFDFQTLLSADNSQLHNLFSACKDWGFFQVVNHGVSSELLEKLQIEIENFFKLPVEEKTKYKIRQGDFQGYGAVIRSEGQKLDWGDRFFMITNPIQRRQPHLFPQLPSSLRHTLETYILELKKLGMKLFELMGKAIEMDLKEVENMFEDGNQSIRMTYYPPCPKPELVDGIIPHSDGSGITILNQINGVEGLEIKKDGVWIPVKFHPDAFVVNIGDIMEILSNGVYSSIEHRVTVNKEKDRFSIAMFFNTKFEAEIGPAKSLISSENPALFKSMLMEEYSKYFFSRNLDGKTNLERMRI; from the exons ATGGCATCATCTTTATCTCATGTCTTTCTTGGTGTTACTGATGAAGTTATCAATAAACCAGAAATAGGAATACCAGAAAGGTTTCTTAGACCAGATAAACAAGCTTCCATTCTATTAGATCAAACCAATCCTTCACAAACAATTCCAATCTTTGACTTTCAAACTTTGTTATCTGCTGATAATTCTCAACTTCATAACCTGTTCTCAGCATGCAAAGATTGGGGCTTCTTTCAG GTGGTGAATCATGGTGTTAGTTCTGAACTTCTCGAGAAGCTGCAAATAGAGATTGAGAATTTTTTCAAGCTTCCCGTTGAAGAGAAAACAAAATACAAAATAAGACAAGGGGATTTTCAAGGCTATGGAGCTGTGATTAGAAGTGAAGGTCAAAAGCTTGATTGGGGTGATAGATTCTTCATGATAACAAATCCAATTCAAAGAAGACAGCCACATCTTTTTCCTCAACTACCTTCGTCTCTAAGGCATACCTTGGAGACATATATCTTAGAATTGAAGAAACTTGGCATGAAACTTTTTGAATTAATGGGAAAAGCCATTGAGATGGATTTGAAGGAAGTGGAGAATATGTTTGAGGATGGAAATCAGTCCATAAGGATGACATACTATCCACCGTGTCCGAAACCGGAGCTCGTCGACGGGATCATCCCTCACTCGGACGGCTCCGGTATAACGATCCTTAACCAGATTAACGGAGTTGAAGGTCTAGAGATCAAGAAAGACGGAGTTTGGATTCCAGTGAAGTTTCATCCAGATGCTTTTGTAGTTAATATTGGAGACATTATGGAG ATTTTAAGCAATGGGGTATACTCGAGCATAGAGCACAGAGTTACAGTGAATAAAGAAAAAGATAGATTTTCTATAGCTATGTTTTTCAACACCAAATTTGAAGCAGAGATTGGACCTGCAAAGAGTTTGATAAGTTCAGAAAATCCAGCTTTGTTCAAAAGCATGTTGATGGAAGAATACTCCAAATACTTTT